The following are encoded together in the Nocardioides thalensis genome:
- a CDS encoding uroporphyrinogen-III synthase, whose product MTRKTAQAAPNTAPSTTAGGVAFVGTGPGDPDLLTVRALRLIEEASVIITEAPEHADLIRVVRGTTGDEASAEAGFEVVDGGFGEDGQPLTHAARAKVVVRYAKKHARVVRLLAGDPFLYASGPEEAQAVAKAGISFEVVPGVSSVGAVPAYAGIPLTTKDHREVAVVTCGEKVDWSRYCDTPTLVLLSAVGQIGEIAQQLIETGRSPQTPVAMTQVGTTTEQRTVTSTLENIAADARAQRVSPPAVTVIGKVVDLRETLSWFETKPLFGWRVLVPRTKEQSASLSNRLRHFGGVPEEVPTISVEPPRNPQQMDKAVRGLVEGRYEWIAFTSVNAVRAVREKFEEYGLDARAFSGLKIAAVGDKTAASLLEWGLRPDLVPPAESQSAAGLLEVWPEYDDVLDPINRVFLPRADIATENLVAGLIDLGWECDDVTAYRTVRAAPPPAPTRDAIKTGKFDAVVFTSSSTVRNLVGIAGKPHPSTVIAVIGPATAKTAEEHGLRVDVMADKPDVEVLADALAGFGAARRAALLEAGEPVTKPSDRKPSGRRRKAE is encoded by the coding sequence ATGACGCGCAAGACAGCCCAGGCTGCCCCCAACACCGCTCCCTCGACCACCGCCGGGGGTGTGGCGTTCGTCGGCACCGGCCCCGGCGACCCCGACCTGCTCACCGTGCGGGCCCTGCGCCTCATCGAGGAGGCCTCGGTGATCATCACCGAGGCGCCCGAGCACGCCGACCTGATCCGGGTGGTGCGCGGCACCACCGGTGACGAGGCGAGCGCCGAGGCCGGCTTCGAGGTCGTCGACGGCGGCTTCGGCGAGGACGGCCAGCCGCTCACCCACGCCGCCCGCGCGAAGGTGGTGGTCCGCTACGCGAAGAAGCACGCCCGCGTCGTGCGGCTGCTCGCCGGCGACCCGTTCCTCTACGCCTCCGGGCCCGAGGAGGCGCAGGCCGTCGCCAAGGCCGGCATCTCCTTCGAGGTCGTCCCCGGCGTCTCCTCGGTCGGCGCGGTCCCGGCGTACGCCGGCATCCCGCTCACCACCAAGGACCACCGCGAGGTCGCCGTCGTGACCTGCGGCGAGAAGGTCGACTGGAGCCGCTACTGCGACACCCCGACCCTGGTCCTGCTCTCCGCGGTCGGCCAGATCGGCGAGATCGCCCAGCAGCTGATCGAGACCGGCCGCTCGCCGCAGACGCCGGTCGCGATGACCCAGGTCGGCACGACCACCGAGCAGCGCACGGTCACCTCCACCCTGGAGAACATCGCCGCCGACGCGCGCGCCCAGCGCGTGTCGCCGCCGGCCGTGACCGTGATCGGCAAGGTCGTCGACCTGCGCGAGACGCTGTCGTGGTTCGAGACCAAGCCGCTCTTCGGCTGGCGGGTCCTGGTGCCCCGCACCAAGGAGCAGTCGGCCTCGCTCTCCAACCGGCTGCGCCACTTCGGCGGCGTGCCGGAGGAGGTCCCGACCATCTCGGTCGAGCCGCCGCGCAACCCGCAGCAGATGGACAAGGCCGTGCGCGGCCTCGTCGAGGGCCGCTACGAGTGGATCGCGTTCACGTCGGTCAACGCGGTCCGCGCCGTACGCGAGAAGTTCGAGGAGTACGGCCTCGACGCCCGCGCGTTCTCCGGCCTCAAGATCGCCGCCGTCGGCGACAAGACCGCCGCGTCGCTGCTCGAGTGGGGCCTGCGGCCCGACCTGGTGCCGCCCGCCGAGTCGCAGTCCGCCGCCGGCCTGCTCGAGGTCTGGCCCGAGTACGACGACGTCCTCGACCCCATCAACCGGGTCTTCCTGCCCCGTGCCGACATCGCGACCGAGAACCTGGTCGCGGGCCTGATCGACCTCGGCTGGGAGTGCGACGACGTCACCGCCTACCGCACCGTCCGGGCCGCGCCGCCGCCGGCGCCGACCCGCGACGCGATCAAGACGGGCAAGTTCGACGCGGTCGTCTTCACCTCCTCCTCGACCGTGCGCAACCTCGTCGGCATCGCCGGCAAGCCGCACCCGTCGACGGTCATCGCGGTGATCGGCCCCGCCACGGCCAAGACCGCCGAGGAGCACGGCCTGCGGGTCGACGTCATGGCCGACAAGCCCGACGTCGAGGTCCTCGCCGACGCCCTCGCCGGCTTCGGCGCCGCCCGCCGCGCCGCCCTGTTGGAGGCCGGCGAGCCGGTCACCAAGCCGTCGGACCGCAAGCCGTCGGGGCGCCGCCGCAAGGCCGAGTGA
- the hemL gene encoding glutamate-1-semialdehyde 2,1-aminomutase: protein MTTAPTARSTTASDALFDRARAVTPGGVNSPVRAFNAVGGTPRFITSAHGAWLTDVDGNEYVDLVCSWGPMLLGHAHPEVVAAVQAAVARGTSYGTPTEGEVTLVEEIVARTPVERLRLVSSGTEATMSAIRLARGFTGRDVVVKFAGCYHGHVDSLLAAAGSGLTTFSIPGTPGVPASSTELTLVLPYNDREAVAAAFAEHGDRIACLITEAAPGNMGVVPPAPGFNQFLAETCRAHGALFISDEVMTGFRVSRSGQWGTDGAVEGWTPDLMTFGKVMGGGLPAAAFGGRADVMHHLAPEGPVYQAGTLSGNPIATAAGLATLRLATDEVYAHLGAVADTLRPAVADAFAAAGVPHVIQSTGSMFSVFLTDRPVTDYAEAQRTDSAAYGAFFHAMLDRGVHLPPSAYEAWFLSAAHDDRAVQAVLDALPDAARAAAAAGGN, encoded by the coding sequence GTGACGACCGCTCCGACCGCCCGCAGCACGACCGCCTCGGACGCCCTGTTCGACCGGGCGCGCGCGGTGACGCCGGGCGGGGTCAACTCGCCGGTCCGCGCGTTCAACGCGGTGGGCGGCACCCCGCGCTTCATCACCTCGGCGCACGGGGCCTGGCTGACCGACGTCGACGGCAACGAGTACGTCGACCTGGTGTGCTCGTGGGGGCCGATGCTCCTGGGTCACGCCCACCCGGAGGTGGTGGCGGCCGTCCAGGCGGCGGTGGCCCGCGGCACGTCGTACGGCACGCCCACCGAGGGCGAGGTCACGCTGGTCGAGGAGATCGTTGCCCGGACGCCGGTCGAGCGGCTCCGGCTGGTCTCGTCGGGCACCGAGGCGACGATGTCGGCGATCCGGCTCGCCCGCGGCTTCACCGGCCGCGACGTGGTCGTGAAGTTCGCCGGTTGCTACCACGGCCACGTCGACTCCTTGCTCGCGGCCGCGGGCTCCGGGCTGACCACGTTCTCGATCCCCGGCACGCCCGGCGTCCCCGCCTCGTCGACGGAGCTGACGCTGGTGCTGCCCTACAACGACCGCGAGGCGGTCGCGGCCGCGTTCGCCGAGCACGGCGACCGGATCGCCTGCCTGATCACGGAGGCGGCGCCGGGCAACATGGGCGTCGTCCCGCCGGCTCCTGGGTTCAACCAGTTCCTGGCGGAGACCTGCCGCGCCCACGGTGCGCTCTTCATCAGCGACGAGGTGATGACCGGCTTCCGGGTGTCGCGCAGCGGCCAGTGGGGCACCGACGGCGCGGTCGAGGGCTGGACGCCCGACCTCATGACGTTCGGCAAGGTGATGGGCGGCGGCCTCCCGGCGGCAGCGTTCGGCGGCCGCGCCGACGTGATGCACCACCTCGCGCCCGAGGGTCCCGTCTACCAGGCCGGCACCCTCTCCGGGAACCCGATCGCCACCGCGGCCGGCCTGGCCACGCTGCGGCTCGCGACCGACGAGGTCTACGCCCACCTCGGGGCCGTCGCCGACACCCTGCGGCCCGCGGTCGCCGACGCGTTCGCCGCGGCCGGCGTACCCCACGTCATCCAGTCCACCGGCTCGATGTTCTCCGTGTTCCTCACCGACCGGCCGGTCACCGACTACGCCGAGGCGCAGCGCACCGACTCGGCCGCCTACGGCGCGTTCTTCCACGCCATGCTCGACCGCGGCGTGCACCTGCCCCCGTCGGCCTACGAGGCGTGGTTCCTCTCCGCCGCCCACGACGACCGCGCGGTGCAGGCCGTGCTCGACGCCCTGCCCGACGCCGCGCGCGCGGCAGCCGCCGCTGGAGGCAACTGA
- a CDS encoding cytochrome c biogenesis CcdA family protein produces the protein MGEWFETQAAAGSLALAIPVAVVAGLVSFFSPCVIPLLPGYLSYATGLSGADLASGVAARKRGRMLAGSLLFVLGFAVVFVFAGTAFGGLAGELQQWQDTLTIVLGAGLVVLGLVFAGVVPWLQREWRVHKVPAVGVAAAPLLGALFAIGWTPCIGPTFGVIINLTYADGGTAARGGLLALCYAIGLGLPFVVAAVAYERTLGALKWVRKHQVWVMRIGGAMLVIVGVLMLTGSWDHLVQWVQRHLVSTFEVSV, from the coding sequence ATGGGTGAGTGGTTCGAGACCCAGGCGGCCGCCGGCTCGCTCGCGCTCGCGATCCCGGTCGCCGTCGTCGCCGGTCTGGTGTCCTTCTTCTCCCCCTGCGTGATCCCGCTGCTGCCGGGCTACCTCTCCTATGCCACCGGGCTCTCGGGCGCGGACCTCGCCTCGGGTGTGGCCGCTCGAAAGCGCGGCCGGATGCTGGCCGGGTCGCTGCTGTTCGTGCTCGGCTTCGCGGTCGTCTTCGTGTTCGCCGGTACGGCGTTCGGCGGGCTCGCCGGCGAGCTACAGCAGTGGCAGGACACCCTGACGATCGTCCTCGGGGCGGGCCTGGTCGTGCTCGGGCTCGTCTTCGCCGGCGTCGTGCCGTGGCTGCAGCGCGAGTGGCGGGTGCACAAGGTGCCGGCCGTGGGGGTCGCGGCCGCGCCGCTGCTCGGCGCGCTGTTCGCGATCGGCTGGACTCCCTGCATCGGCCCGACGTTCGGCGTCATCATCAACCTGACCTACGCCGACGGCGGCACGGCGGCGCGGGGTGGCCTGCTCGCCCTCTGCTACGCCATCGGCCTCGGGCTGCCGTTCGTGGTCGCGGCGGTCGCCTACGAGCGCACCCTCGGCGCGCTGAAGTGGGTGCGCAAGCACCAGGTGTGGGTGATGCGGATCGGCGGCGCGATGCTCGTGATCGTCGGCGTCCTTATGCTCACCGGCTCCTGGGACCACCTGGTGCAGTGGGTGCAGCGGCACCTCGTCTCCACCTTCGAGGTGTCGGTGTGA
- the hemB gene encoding porphobilinogen synthase, producing MSEFERPVIRPRRLRRTPAIRAMVSETALRPEQLVLPAFVREGIDAPLPIGSMPGVVQHTRDTLRKAVVEAAEAGVKGVMLFGIPETKDSIGSAGTDPEGILNVAIADVKAEVGDAVVVMSDLCLDEFTDHGHCGVLREDGEVDNDATLERYAAMAVVQAAAGVDMVGPSGMMDGQVAVIRDALDATGHTDTGILAYGAKYASAFFGPFREAVDSSLQGDRRTYQQDYANAVEGVRESLLEVEQGADIVMVKPALAYLDVIRQVRDAVDVPVAAYNVSGEYAMVEAAAANGWIDREPAILETLTAIRRAGADVILTYWAVEAARLLR from the coding sequence ATGAGCGAGTTCGAGCGGCCCGTGATCCGACCGCGGAGGCTGCGCCGTACGCCGGCGATCCGGGCGATGGTGTCCGAGACGGCGCTGCGGCCCGAGCAGCTGGTGCTTCCCGCGTTCGTGAGGGAGGGCATCGACGCGCCACTGCCGATCGGGTCGATGCCGGGCGTCGTGCAGCACACCCGCGACACGCTGCGCAAGGCGGTCGTCGAGGCCGCCGAGGCCGGGGTCAAGGGCGTGATGCTCTTCGGCATCCCGGAGACCAAGGACTCGATCGGCTCCGCGGGCACCGACCCCGAGGGCATCCTCAACGTCGCGATCGCCGACGTGAAGGCCGAGGTCGGCGACGCGGTCGTCGTCATGAGCGACCTGTGCCTCGACGAGTTCACCGACCACGGCCACTGCGGGGTACTCCGCGAGGACGGCGAGGTCGACAACGACGCGACGCTGGAGCGGTACGCCGCCATGGCCGTCGTGCAGGCCGCGGCGGGTGTCGACATGGTCGGCCCCAGCGGCATGATGGACGGCCAGGTCGCGGTGATCCGCGACGCGCTGGACGCGACCGGGCACACCGACACCGGGATCCTGGCGTACGGCGCGAAGTACGCCTCGGCCTTCTTCGGGCCGTTCCGCGAGGCCGTCGACTCCAGCCTCCAGGGCGACCGTCGTACCTACCAGCAGGACTACGCCAACGCGGTCGAGGGCGTGCGTGAGTCGCTGCTCGAGGTCGAGCAGGGCGCCGACATCGTGATGGTGAAGCCGGCGCTCGCCTATCTCGACGTGATCCGGCAGGTCCGCGACGCGGTCGACGTGCCCGTCGCCGCCTACAACGTCTCGGGGGAGTACGCCATGGTCGAGGCCGCCGCCGCGAACGGCTGGATCGACCGCGAGCCCGCGATCCTCGAGACCCTCACCGCGATCCGTCGCGCCGGCGCCGACGTGATCCTCACCTACTGGGCCGTCGAGGCGGCCCGCTTGCTGCGCTGA
- a CDS encoding histidine phosphatase family protein, producing MATPDTVVHLVRHGEVHNPEGVLYGRRDGFHLSDLGKQMALKAAEALSQRDVTVLRSSPLERAQETAAPLADKLGLTVDLEERVLESTNVFEGHQFGKGRNALRNPLLWRHLYNPFKPSWGEPYKEIVARMMAAVHDVRRAAAGHEGVLVSHQLPIWTTRLHVEGRSFLHDPRKRQCTLCSVTSLHFVGDRVAQVSYSEPAIDLVPKGDRGAPFSAGDAPEEVKPEGKRN from the coding sequence ATGGCCACACCCGACACCGTCGTCCACCTGGTCCGCCACGGCGAGGTCCACAACCCTGAAGGTGTGCTCTACGGCCGCCGCGACGGGTTCCACCTCTCCGACCTCGGCAAGCAGATGGCGCTCAAGGCCGCCGAGGCGCTCTCGCAGCGTGACGTCACGGTGCTGCGCTCCTCGCCGCTCGAGCGCGCGCAGGAGACCGCCGCGCCGCTCGCCGACAAGCTCGGCCTCACCGTCGACCTCGAGGAGCGGGTGCTCGAGTCGACCAACGTCTTCGAGGGCCACCAGTTCGGCAAGGGCCGCAACGCGCTGCGCAACCCGCTGCTGTGGCGCCACCTCTACAACCCGTTCAAGCCGTCGTGGGGCGAGCCCTACAAGGAGATCGTGGCGCGGATGATGGCCGCCGTCCACGACGTACGCCGCGCCGCGGCGGGCCACGAGGGCGTGCTCGTGAGCCACCAGCTCCCGATCTGGACCACGCGGCTTCACGTCGAGGGCCGGTCGTTCCTCCACGACCCGCGCAAGCGGCAGTGCACGCTGTGCTCGGTGACCTCGCTCCACTTCGTGGGTGACCGGGTCGCGCAGGTGTCCTACTCCGAGCCCGCGATCGACCTGGTGCCGAAGGGCGACCGGGGCGCGCCGTTCTCGGCGGGCGACGCCCCCGAAGAGGTCAAGCCCGAGGGGAAGCGAAACTGA
- a CDS encoding glutaredoxin family protein — protein sequence MSRDDRGEASSTTGPRVTLYSRPGCHLCDEARAVIEAVCAEVGESYEEVSIVGDADLEQRFANEIPVTFVDGRQHDFWRVSPVRLRAALRGR from the coding sequence GTGTCTCGTGACGATCGCGGGGAGGCCTCCTCGACAACCGGTCCCCGGGTCACGCTGTACTCCCGGCCGGGATGCCACCTCTGCGACGAGGCCCGGGCGGTGATCGAGGCCGTGTGCGCCGAGGTGGGGGAGTCCTACGAGGAGGTCTCGATCGTGGGCGACGCCGATCTCGAGCAGCGCTTCGCCAACGAGATCCCGGTGACGTTCGTCGACGGCCGGCAGCACGACTTCTGGCGGGTGAGTCCGGTGCGGCTGCGGGCCGCGCTGCGCGGCCGCTGA
- the hemC gene encoding hydroxymethylbilane synthase, whose product MTTATRTIRIATRRSLLATTQSEHVAALLRDRLGVATELVEITTEGDRSQQAGTSLVGSSTGVFVNALRDALLAGDVDVAVHSLKDLPTLPAEGIALAAVPPREDPRDVVVARDGLTLGELPAGSTVGTGSPRRAAQLHALGLGVDVVGVRGNVDTRLGKVTSGELDAVVLARAGLARIDRLDVVTEVLDPLQMLPAPGQGALAVECRADDALVEALAAVDDVPTRAAVAAERSALATLEGGCSAPIGALADIAEGEEGPELWLRVVVLSTDGSLSVRRSASAPLATDDPQRWEDAAVALGASLAEEMLAEGAGRLDETDPHDPATPPNPSPDPAHEAGSAEVHNA is encoded by the coding sequence ATGACGACCGCCACCCGCACCATCCGGATCGCGACGAGGCGGAGCCTGCTCGCGACCACCCAGTCCGAGCACGTTGCGGCGCTGCTGCGCGACCGGCTGGGCGTCGCGACCGAGCTGGTCGAGATCACCACCGAGGGCGACCGGTCCCAGCAGGCCGGCACCTCGCTCGTGGGCTCCAGCACCGGGGTCTTCGTCAACGCCCTCCGCGACGCCCTGCTCGCCGGTGACGTGGACGTCGCCGTCCACTCGCTCAAGGACCTGCCCACCCTCCCGGCCGAGGGCATCGCGCTGGCCGCCGTACCTCCGCGCGAGGACCCGCGCGACGTCGTCGTGGCCCGCGACGGCCTCACCCTCGGCGAGCTCCCGGCCGGCAGCACGGTCGGCACCGGCTCGCCGCGTCGTGCGGCGCAGCTGCACGCGCTCGGGCTCGGCGTCGACGTGGTCGGGGTGCGCGGCAACGTCGACACCCGTCTCGGCAAGGTGACCTCCGGCGAGCTCGACGCGGTCGTGCTCGCGCGCGCCGGTCTCGCCCGCATCGACCGTCTCGACGTGGTCACCGAGGTCCTCGACCCGCTCCAGATGCTGCCCGCGCCCGGCCAGGGCGCGCTCGCGGTCGAGTGCCGCGCCGACGACGCGCTCGTCGAGGCGCTCGCGGCCGTCGACGACGTACCGACCCGCGCGGCCGTGGCCGCCGAGCGCTCCGCGCTCGCGACCCTGGAGGGCGGCTGCTCCGCGCCGATCGGCGCCCTCGCCGACATCGCCGAGGGGGAGGAGGGACCGGAGCTGTGGCTCCGCGTCGTGGTCCTCTCCACCGACGGCTCCCTGTCCGTCCGACGCTCCGCGTCGGCGCCGCTCGCCACCGACGACCCGCAGCGCTGGGAGGACGCTGCGGTCGCCCTCGGCGCCTCGCTCGCCGAGGAGATGCTCGCCGAGGGTGCCGGACGCCTCGACGAGACCGACCCGCACGACCCGGCCACGCCCCCGAACCCTTCCCCTGACCCCGCCCACGAAGCAGGATCTGCAGAGGTGCACAACGCATGA
- a CDS encoding glutamyl-tRNA reductase — protein MSVLVVGISHNSAPVSLLERVALDDDGVQKLIADAAASEHVSEATVISTCNRLEIYTEVDRFHGSVEAISRLLVERAGAQTEAMLPHLYVHYDDGAISHLFQVAAGMDSMAVGEGQILGQTREALRRGQELGTVGSALNVLFQQALRVGKRTRAETGIDQVAPTLVTAALTQSGTRDLAGKCVVVVGAGAMAGLATATVSKLGAADIAVVNRSTERAERLAAQYGGRAVALEQLAAEIGGADVLISCTGSAGTLIGRELVASARETDRPLTVIDLALPHDVDPTVAELPGVTLVGLAELAEALHDSETGAEVLEVRRILGEEVTAFLAARRQANVTPTVVALRSMATAVVDAEMTRLETRLPDLDGPELAEIRQTVRRVADKLLHEPTVRVKELANEQGAVSYAAALAELFALDPEAVDAVTRPIGVPEDGGS, from the coding sequence GTGAGCGTCCTCGTGGTCGGCATCTCCCACAACTCCGCCCCGGTCTCCCTGCTCGAGCGGGTCGCGCTCGACGACGACGGCGTGCAGAAGCTCATCGCCGACGCCGCCGCGTCCGAGCACGTCTCCGAGGCGACCGTGATCTCGACCTGCAACCGGCTCGAGATCTACACCGAGGTCGACCGCTTCCACGGCAGCGTGGAGGCGATCTCGCGGCTGCTCGTCGAGCGCGCAGGCGCGCAGACCGAGGCGATGCTGCCGCACCTCTACGTGCACTACGACGACGGCGCCATCTCGCACCTGTTCCAGGTCGCGGCCGGCATGGACTCGATGGCGGTCGGCGAGGGCCAGATCCTCGGCCAGACCCGGGAGGCGCTGCGCCGCGGCCAGGAGCTCGGCACGGTCGGCTCCGCCCTCAACGTGCTCTTCCAGCAGGCCCTGCGCGTCGGCAAGCGGACCCGCGCCGAGACGGGGATCGACCAGGTCGCGCCGACGCTCGTCACCGCGGCCCTGACGCAGAGCGGCACCCGCGACCTGGCCGGCAAGTGCGTGGTCGTCGTCGGCGCCGGCGCGATGGCCGGCCTCGCCACCGCGACGGTCAGCAAGCTCGGCGCCGCCGACATCGCGGTGGTCAACCGCTCGACCGAGCGTGCCGAGCGACTGGCCGCGCAGTACGGCGGCCGCGCCGTCGCGCTCGAGCAGCTCGCCGCCGAAATCGGCGGAGCCGACGTCCTCATCAGCTGCACCGGCTCCGCCGGCACCCTCATCGGCCGCGAGCTGGTGGCGTCGGCGCGCGAGACCGATCGCCCGCTCACCGTCATCGACCTGGCACTGCCCCACGACGTCGACCCCACGGTCGCCGAGCTGCCGGGCGTCACCCTCGTCGGCCTCGCCGAGCTGGCCGAGGCGCTGCACGACAGCGAGACCGGCGCCGAGGTGCTGGAGGTGCGCCGGATCCTCGGGGAGGAGGTCACCGCCTTCCTCGCCGCCCGCCGGCAGGCCAACGTGACCCCGACGGTCGTCGCCCTGCGGTCGATGGCGACCGCCGTCGTCGACGCCGAGATGACCCGCCTCGAGACCCGCCTGCCCGACCTCGACGGCCCCGAGCTGGCCGAGATCCGGCAGACCGTGCGCCGCGTCGCCGACAAGCTCCTGCACGAGCCCACCGTCCGGGTGAAGGAGCTCGCCAACGAGCAGGGCGCCGTCTCCTACGCCGCAGCGCTCGCGGAGCTGTTCGCGCTCGACCCCGAGGCCGTCGACGCCGTCACCCGGCCGATCGGCGTGCCCGAGGACGGTGGGTCATGA
- a CDS encoding TlpA disulfide reductase family protein, which translates to MLVGALLLGALTGCSDVSGTGDLDYVPGDGRVIEVDAADREDPVEISGETVQGDHLDLADLRGQVVVVNMWWSNCGPCIKEMPMLVEAESELPQKDTEFVGINIRDLSTATAEAFERSRGVDYPSIYDPGSETLARFGSYEPYSPPATLVLDREGRVAALINGPVPSKTTLTALVEELVAEESADG; encoded by the coding sequence GTGCTGGTCGGCGCCCTGCTGCTCGGGGCCCTGACCGGCTGCTCCGACGTCTCGGGCACCGGCGACCTCGACTACGTGCCGGGCGACGGCCGGGTGATCGAGGTGGACGCGGCCGACCGCGAGGACCCGGTGGAGATCAGCGGCGAGACGGTGCAGGGCGACCACCTCGACCTCGCCGACCTGCGCGGGCAGGTCGTCGTCGTCAACATGTGGTGGTCCAACTGCGGGCCGTGCATCAAGGAGATGCCGATGCTCGTCGAGGCCGAGAGCGAGCTGCCGCAGAAGGACACCGAGTTCGTCGGCATCAACATCCGGGACCTGTCGACCGCGACCGCGGAGGCGTTCGAGCGCAGCCGCGGCGTCGACTACCCGTCGATCTACGACCCCGGCAGCGAGACCCTCGCGCGCTTCGGGTCCTACGAGCCCTACTCCCCGCCGGCGACGCTGGTGCTCGACCGCGAGGGCCGGGTCGCCGCGCTGATCAACGGCCCGGTGCCGTCGAAGACGACCCTCACCGCGCTCGTCGAGGAACTGGTCGCCGAAGAGAGCGCTGATGGGTGA
- a CDS encoding lytic transglycosylase domain-containing protein, with translation MSTKRLGKVQRAATIVPLALLSIAWTASVYGIGGVTAPISAAEEPVDDTISVPTDEMDEPASVTNPNPGSVRGGEIVNAASTNDIPSSALAAYQRAETVINAADKSCNVTWQLIAAIGRVESNHGRSGGNVLDDDGVARPGLYGNPLNGTKGTTAISDTDAGQLDEDTRWDRAVGPMQFIPSTWQVVGVDADNDSERNPQDIDDAALASAVYLCSGDDDLSTLTGQRSAVYRYNHSQTYVDLVLSIMEAYLEGDFQTIPDNTMAGDYIYPDLPDYGDYYGGGGGGSSDDNNEEFEGEGDNGGGDGIDPDGDSDGENPDGENPDGENPDGEDPDGDNGGGGGGLLDPDNNNAPDTGTDLDEPIENLVDGLLGPLDATLVNVSCTLAYPLNAEMRQKCIASYQ, from the coding sequence ATGTCGACAAAGCGTCTTGGGAAGGTTCAGCGCGCAGCGACCATCGTGCCGCTGGCGCTGCTTTCCATCGCCTGGACCGCCAGCGTCTACGGCATCGGCGGCGTCACGGCGCCCATCTCCGCGGCCGAGGAGCCGGTCGACGACACGATCAGCGTGCCGACCGACGAGATGGACGAGCCCGCGAGCGTCACGAACCCCAACCCCGGCTCGGTCCGGGGTGGCGAGATCGTCAACGCGGCGTCCACCAACGACATCCCCTCCTCCGCGCTCGCCGCCTACCAGCGCGCCGAGACGGTGATCAACGCCGCCGACAAGTCGTGCAACGTGACCTGGCAGCTGATCGCCGCGATCGGCCGCGTGGAGTCCAACCACGGTCGCTCCGGCGGCAACGTCCTCGACGACGACGGCGTCGCGCGCCCGGGCCTCTACGGCAACCCGCTCAACGGCACCAAGGGCACCACGGCGATCTCCGACACCGACGCCGGCCAGCTCGACGAGGACACCCGTTGGGACCGCGCGGTCGGCCCGATGCAGTTCATCCCCTCGACCTGGCAGGTCGTGGGCGTCGACGCCGACAACGACTCCGAGCGCAACCCGCAGGACATCGACGACGCGGCCCTCGCCAGCGCCGTCTACCTCTGCTCGGGTGACGACGACCTGTCGACCCTGACCGGCCAGCGCTCCGCGGTCTACCGCTACAACCACAGCCAGACCTACGTCGACCTCGTGCTCTCCATCATGGAGGCCTACCTCGAGGGCGACTTCCAGACGATCCCCGACAACACGATGGCCGGGGACTACATCTACCCCGACCTCCCCGACTACGGCGACTACTACGGCGGCGGCGGGGGCGGGTCCTCCGACGACAACAACGAGGAGTTCGAGGGCGAGGGCGACAACGGCGGCGGCGACGGCATCGACCCGGACGGCGACTCCGATGGCGAGAACCCCGACGGCGAGAACCCCGACGGGGAGAACCCCGACGGCGAGGACCCCGACGGCGACAACGGCGGTGGCGGCGGCGGCCTGCTCGACCCGGACAACAACAACGCGCCCGACACCGGCACCGACCTCGACGAGCCGATCGAGAACCTCGTCGACGGCCTGCTCGGCCCGCTCGACGCCACCCTGGTCAACGTCTCGTGCACACTGGCCTACCCGCTGAACGCCGAGATGCGACAGAAGTGCATCGCGTCCTACCAGTGA
- a CDS encoding redox-sensing transcriptional repressor Rex → MSARNSSETARVIPEATVARLPVYLRALTALSESGIRTCSSEELATAAGVNSAKLRKDLSYLGSYGTRGVGYDVEYLRYQIAREIGVTQDWPVVIVGIGNLGHALANYSGFRSRGFRVVALLDADPERHDELVAGVAVQPFDDLESIVEEHGVAIGVIATPALAAQNVADRMVAAGISSILNFAPAVLTVPEGVDVRKVDLSIELQILAYHEQRKAHGAQGSLPDGVADGVPEVTEAAL, encoded by the coding sequence GTGAGCGCACGGAATTCGAGCGAGACCGCCCGGGTCATCCCCGAGGCCACGGTCGCCCGCCTGCCCGTGTACCTGCGTGCCCTCACCGCGCTCTCCGAGTCGGGGATCCGCACCTGCTCCAGCGAGGAGCTCGCGACCGCCGCCGGGGTCAACAGCGCCAAGCTCCGCAAGGACCTGTCCTACCTCGGCAGCTACGGCACCCGCGGCGTGGGCTACGACGTCGAGTACCTCCGCTACCAGATCGCGCGCGAGATCGGCGTGACGCAGGACTGGCCGGTCGTCATCGTCGGCATCGGAAACCTGGGCCACGCGCTCGCCAACTACTCCGGCTTCCGCAGCCGCGGCTTCCGGGTCGTGGCGCTGCTCGACGCCGACCCCGAGCGCCACGACGAGCTGGTGGCCGGCGTCGCCGTACAGCCGTTCGACGACCTGGAGTCGATCGTCGAGGAGCACGGTGTCGCGATCGGCGTCATCGCCACGCCCGCGCTCGCCGCGCAGAACGTCGCCGACCGGATGGTCGCCGCCGGCATCTCCAGCATCCTCAACTTTGCGCCCGCGGTGCTCACGGTGCCCGAGGGCGTCGACGTGCGGAAGGTCGACCTGTCGATCGAGCTGCAGATCCTGGCCTACCACGAGCAGCGCAAGGCCCACGGCGCCCAGGGCTCGTTGCCCGACGGCGTGGCCGACGGCGTTCCCGAAGTGACGGAGGCGGCCCTGTGA